The proteins below come from a single Oncorhynchus keta strain PuntledgeMale-10-30-2019 chromosome 1, Oket_V2, whole genome shotgun sequence genomic window:
- the LOC118371872 gene encoding refilin-B-like, whose product MVGRLNLLNVCDDEPLDMSCKAERGLDSPDSGLPPSPSHWLLTDCGDKGATSPVSEDERTGSSLVPILSIGSVPQLHTLSYGEGIELDPLPSKEIRYTSSVHYDSERHFIHDVAMQPRGLGLDNCSQTFLAVPHSTWRHYKTQLDLQPRQRAQHFQSTTIVYPKHARTIYTTELSYDSRRLARRFLSSVELEAADRRRLPH is encoded by the exons ATGGTGGGCAGACTAAACTTGCTGAATGTATGTGACGACGAGCCATTGGACATGAGTTGCAAAGCCGAGCGGGGACTTGACAGCCCGGACTCCGGACTACCCCCCAGCCCCAGTCACTGGCTGCTGACTGATTGCGGGGATAAAGGTGCCACAAGCCCGGTGTCTGAAGACGAAAGGACAGGGTCATCCTTG GTCCCTATTTTATCGATTGGATCTGTTCCTCAGCTGCACACGTTGTCCTACGGGGAGGGCATAGAACTTGATCCACTACCGTCCAAGGAAATACG ATACACATCGTCTGTCCACTATGATTCTGAGCGTCACTTTATCCACGACGTGGCCATGCAGCCCAGAGGCCTGGGTCTGGATAACTGCAGCCAGACGTTCCTGGCTGTCCCTCACAGCACCTGGAGACACTACAAGACCCAGCTAGACCTCCAGCCTCGCCAGCGGGCCCAGCATTTCCAGAGCACCACCATTGTCTACCCCAAGCACGCTCGCACCATCTACACCACAGAGCTGAGCTACGACAGCCGCCGGCTAGCCAGGAGATTCTTGTCGAGCGTGGAGCTGGAGGCTGCTGACCGGAGAAGGCTACCCCATTGA
- the liat1 gene encoding protein LIAT1 — MNHSRNVDTAVWSQDALMSTNVSLTNDIKRKKKRKHKTKDKKKSGSTRRGPSSPSNSDDAAADKLTNTEQQQVVKGSSTRSKPTLKSSNSKKTKARSLTSLRNNKSQREAMKHEETLTGPDAGTHQAPLSWDQAGQNDPARESLRWDGVLEDPVAEAERIEVYKANRRKRYLASQQGVMDYLGLFKGHLESSSAITHSI; from the exons ATGAACCACAGCAGAAACGTTGATACGGCGGTATGGAGCCAGGATGCTCTGATGTCTACCAACGTGAGCCTTACAAATGACATCAAgcgaaagaaaaagagaaagcaCAAAACAAAAGATAAAAAGAAGAGTGGTTCGACGAGAAGAGGACCGAGCTCGCCTTCAAACTCAGATGATGCAGCAG CAGATAAACTCACCAACACTGAGCAGCAACAGGTCGTCAAAGGCTCCTCCACACGTTCCAAACCCACCCTGAAGAGCTCCAACAGCAAAAAGACCAAGGCCAGAAGTCTGACCAGCCTCCGCAACAATAAATCCCAGCGAGAGGCAATGAAACACGAGGAAACGTTGACAGGGCCAGACGCTGGTACCCACCAAGCCCCACTGTCATGGGACCAGGCTGGCCAGAACGACCCAGCCAGGGAGAGCCtgaggtgggatggagttttggagGATCCGGTGGCCGAGGCAGAGAGGATAGAGGTGTACAAGGCCAACCGGAGAAAACGGTACCTGGCCTCACAGCAGGGGGTGATGGACTACTTGGGCTTGTTCAAGGGGCACTTGGAGAGCAGTAGTGCCATTACACACAGTATCTAG